The genomic interval CGCGCAGAGGACCTCTGCCTCGCGCAGGGCCTTGAGCGCGCCAGGCGTGTCTCCGAGCTGATTCAGCACACGCCCCAGGACCAGCCACGCCACGGCGAGGGTCGGCTCCAGATACAGCGCCTGTCGCACGGAGCGCTCCGCATCGGGGAGCCGCCCCTGGCCCAGCAGGAGCAAGGCCTCGAGGTAGCGCAGTCCAGGAACCAGCGGATGGCGCGATGCCGCTTCCGCGCTGGCGTAGATGGCCGCCTGAGCATCCAGGTTCGCGATGGCGCGCACCCCGGAAGCAGCGGTCTCCGCGTCCGCGTCCAGCGCCCCCATCCGGGTCGCGGCCTCGTGCCAGTCACCGCGCTCCAGTGCCGCTCGCGCCGCGCCAAGCTCGGCCGCGCTTGGACGCCGAGCCACCGCGCCGGTCGCTTTCGGCGGCGTCGTCTCCGGCATACGACCAGGCACCGCACGCGGTGGAGGAACCCCCGGACTCGTGCCGGCCCGAGCGCTCGTGGGCGCGACGCTCGGCGCCGCCACCATGGGCATGCGTGGTGCCGGCGGTGGGGGCGGTCCCTCATGCTCGCCGAGGGACAAGACATCGGGGACGGCCACAGTGGTGCCGGGCGGAAGGCGGCGATAGAGCACTCCCCACTCGGTGAGGATGGGCTCCAGCGGCGCGAGCCCCCCGAGCGGTGGGTCCGAGGGTCCCGTGAAGAGAAACCCTCCTTCACTCAGCGACGCATGAAGGCGCCGGGCCACGCCCTCGATGGTGAAGTTGTTGAAGTAGATGAGCACGTTGCGACAGAAGACGACGTCCAGCCTCCAGATTCCGGAGTCGGGCGAAGGCCACGTGTCGAGCGCGAGGTTCAGATAGCTGAAGCGCACGTGCTGCTTCACCTCGGGCGACAGGACGTACTGGCGGCCCTCGGGGCGGAGGTACGCGCGCATGCGTTCGGCCCAGGGGCCCCGCAAAGACCACTCGCCGTAGTGGGCGCGGCGGGCCCGGGCGAGCGCCGTGCGCGACACGTCGGTGGCGAACACCGTCATGTGGTTGCCCCAGCCCTCGTTCATCAACAGGGCCGCCATCGAGTAGGCCTCCTCGCCAGAGGAACACCCCGCGCTCCACAGCCGCGCGTTGTAGTTCGCGCCTTGCTTCTCGCGCAGGGCGGGGAGGATGACGCGGCGCAGGTACTCGAAGTGCTCGGGCGTCCGGAAGAAGTACGTCTCGCCGATGGTGAGCTCGGTCAGGAGGTCATCCATCGCCGCCGGGTCGGAGTCGATGTGCATCCGATACGCGTCGAAGTCGGTGATGCCAGCGCGAGCCATGGCGCGCGTGATGCCTTCCTCCGCGGAGGCGGGGCAGCTGGGCGGCGCCAATCCCGCGCGCTCCTCGACGAGCGCGAGGATGGAAGGGAAGCCCTCGTGGCTCCACGGCCCGGTCCTCACGGCTGCTCCGGTGAAGCGGTGAGCGCCGCATCCAGCTCCAGCGCCTCGGCCTCGGAGAGGAACTCGCGCAGGTCATGGACCAACACCAGCCCGTCCTCCAGCTTGGCGGCGCCGGCCACATAGCCCACGCCGGGAAGCTCGCGGGGGGACGTGTCCCATTCGCCGGGGGCGAGCACATGCATGCCCTCGGCGCGGTCCACGCGCAGGGCGACCCGCCGGGGGCCGGCCTGGGCGACGATGAAGTGGTCGGAGGGGGACAGCGGGCGCGGCGGGTGGCGGAAGCGACGGCGCAAGTCCAGCACGGGCAACAGCCGTCCATGCAGGTTGAACAGCCCTTCAATGATGACCGGCGCGCGAGGCAGCGGCGTCAGTCGCGCGGCGCGATGCAGTTCCCACACGTCCTCCGTGGGGAGGCCGTAGCGCTGGCCTTCCAGGGTGAAGAGCAGCACCTCTCGAGGAGCGGACCCCATGTGTGAAGGGCCCACATGCTGGCATGTGCCTGTCGAGCTTCGCTCGTGTGCGGCGCGCCGTCTGTCCACCAGTCTTCAATGACGCGCACGGGGCCGGGCGCGCGGGCGGAACAAATAGCCAAGCACCAGACGCGTGGACTCCTCGTCCAGCGGCGCGGCGTCGATGAAGTCCGGCGCCTCGATGACCGCCGATGTGTGAGGGATTCGACGATGGTCTCGACAACGAACGCGGCCACCTTCGTGTCGGGGACGACGAGCCGGTCTTGGTATGCGCGCAGGAAGCGCTCGAGCCGCGCCGCAATCTCACGGCGGGTCTCCATCACCTTGGCCAGCCGGCCGATGCGCGGAACCTGTTCCAGGAGGACTACATCCGGCGGATGGTCGGGGGCCTGGGCCTCTGGGAGCAGACATCCACCTGAAGAAGAAGGTGTCCTGATGCGGGCCAGATGAAACACGGTGTCGTTTGTTTCGTGTTTGGAACTCCTGCGCGGTTGCCAGTGCATTCGGGTGGAGGCACAAGGCTCACGGCGCTCCATGGGCGGCTTCCGCCCCGGGCGCCGTTCCTTGGAGGGCAGATGTCTCGCACGTGGAGCCTGGTCGCGGCCCTGTGGCTTTCGGCCTGTGGTACGCAGGATGTGGATTCCCCCTCAGTCGAGCAGCGTCCCGAGCAGCAGGCGCATCAGGAGTGGGAAGGGGAGCTGGAGGTCCGGGTGGTGGATTCGCCCACGATGGACAGCTCCTACGAGGAATACGTCCTCGTCGCCGGGGGCGAGCGCCGCCCGGTGGTGTTCCAGGGCAAGGCGCCCGAAGGGCTGCGCAGCGGCCTCAAGGTGAAGCTGCGCGGCGAGCAGGACGCGAGCAAGCTGGTGGCGCGCTCCGTGGAAGTGGACGGGGCCTCGAATCCCTCGCGGCAGCTGACAGGGGCCTGCGGAGTCACGGGGGTGCAACGCAGCCTGGTCATCATGGCGGCGTTCCCGGGCATGCCGATTCCGACGGTGACCCAGCAGGCCGTGCAGGACGCCTTCTTCTCCACCTCGCGCATCTCGCTCGCGGGGTACTGGAACGAGGTCTCCGAGGGGCGCACCACGACCACTGGCAGCGTGGTGGGTTGGTACACGCTGGACCGCGCCTATACCTGCCAGGAGTCGGACGCGCTGCGCGAGGCCGCGATTCGCGCGGCGGACGCGGACGTGGACTTCACGCAGTTCGACCGCATCTTCATCATCCACCCGCGCCCTCAGGCCGGCTGTCACTACGGGGGCCTGGGCACGCTGTCCTGTGGCCAGGTGCAGACGCAGGACGGCACCGTGTCGGCGTCGACGTCGTGGTTGCTCGCCGAGGCGTTCGCCAGCCACACCAACGCGGTGAAGCTCATTGCCCACGAGGCGGGACACAACCTGTCGCTGGGCCACGCGCAGACGCGGGACCATGGCGCGGAGACGCTCGGGTACTTGAACACCCTCGGGGTGATGAACGAATACGGCGACGACTTCTCGGCGATGGGGGACTCGAGCCTGGGCCACTACGCGGCGCCGCAGAAGGCGCGCATCGGCTGGTTGGCTCCGGCTTCCGTGGCGCAGGCGGATGGCGTGGGCGGGACGTTCACGATTGCGCCCGTGACGGCGGCCAGCGGCGTGAAGGCGCTCAAGGTGCGGCGGGGGCAGGGGAATGACGCGTGGCTGTGGCTGGAGTACCGCCGCCGCGTGGGGAGCTACGAGTCGACGCTGCCTTTGCTCGGCGGCGCGCTCGTCCATTACGAGGACGCCTTCACGCGGGACACCTCGCACCTGCTCGACTTCACGCCGGGGACTCCGTCGTGGACGGACCCCGCGCTGCTCCCGGGGACGACGTGGAATGACCCGTACAGCAACCTCTCCGTGACGGTGGTCTCCGCGACGTCCACCGCGCTCACGGTGACCATCCAGTACCGGCAGGCCGCATGTGTCCGCGCGGCCCCCGAGGTGGAGGTCCTCCCAATGGCGCCCACCGTGTGGCAGGGAGGCCGCCCCGAGGTGGAGCTCGTCATCCGCAACCGCGACTCGGTGGGCTGCGCGCCGAGCACCTTCCAGCTCGCGGCCATCGTCCCCACGGGCTGGGGCGCGGATGCGCTGCCCGCGCAGCGGACGCTCAACGCGGCCACCGCGACGTCGGAGTGGCTCCAGCTCTATGTCCCGTACTCGATGGCGTTCGGGACGTACACCACGGGCGTGGACGTCACGCGCGACGGGCACACGGTGCGCGGCACCGCGCCGATTGAAGTCGTCGAGCGCTGCACCCTGTCACCCCCGACGCTCACGCTCACCCCCGCGACGGTGACGGCGGCCCCGGGCTCGGCCGTCACCTGGACGGTGCATGTGACGAACAACGACTCCGCCTCATGCAACTGGGTCTGGTACGACTTCTACAGCGACGGCCCGGCGGGCTGGGACACCGAGTGGTCTGACTGGGGCGTGAACCTGCCTCCGGGCGGTGACTTCACCTTCACGGTGACCAAGTACATCCCCCTCGCCGCGCAGGGCACTCACACGGTGGACGTGGACATCGTCCAGGAGGATGTGGGCCCGGTGGCGACCACCACCGCCACGGTCCACGTCGTTCAGTAGTCGAGGCACGGGGAGCCGGGACGCTCACGCGCCAAGCGAGCGTCCCGGCGAGCCGAGCGCTCGGACCCTGTCCAGCTTCACTTCGATGACCTCGACTCGGCACGCAAAGGAGCAATCCATGTCCCGCTTCCAACGCATCACGCCGTTCTTCTGGTTCCCGGACCAGGCGCAGACGGAGGCCGCTGTCGCGCTCTACACGTCGGTCTTCCCCAACTCGCGCATCGTCACCACGACGCGCTACCTCGAGACGAACGCCTCGGTGGGCCAACCCGCGGGGGCGCTCATGACCCTGGTGTTCGAGCTCGATGGCCAGGAGTTCGTGGCCCTCAACGGCGGTCCTCACTTCAAGTTCACCGAGGCGCTGTCGTTGGTCGTGAACTGTGAATCACAGGCGGAGGTGGACCACTACTGGATGGAGCTGTCGGAGGGCGGTGACGAACGGGCCCAACAATGTGGCTGGCTCAAGGACCGCTTCGGTGTGTCGTGGCAGGTGGTGCCCACGGAGCTGATTCGGCTGCTCAGCGACTCGAATGCCGCGAAGGCGCGCCGCGTAACGGAGGCGATGCTGAAGATGAAGAAGCTGGACCTCGACGCACTCCGTCGTGCCGCGAGTGAGTCCAAGCCCTAGTGGCTGATTAAGAATGTTTTCATCGATGATCTCGTTTTGCTTGGTGATGCTAGGATTGACTCCACCGGGGGCCGAGTGAATGCCCGGTGGAGGGTGCACACGTGCGGAGCAGGAACATCTTGGGTGGGATGCTGTTCGCGGGTTTGCTTGCAGTGGGCTGTGGCGGAACCGAGCAGGGCATGGACGAGCAGGCCTTGCTCGACACGCGCGAGGACGCGCAGATGTTCTGCAGTACGAACGCGCTGGAGATCGCCTACTACTCCGACGCCACGTACACGACGATGGTGGGATATCTCTCCTGTGGTTGTTACGAGACGGCCTGGCTGAGCGGGCGCAGGACCCTGTACTCGGTGACGGAGTACTCCCAGGCGTGTAACTGAGACAGCCCCGTTGACGGGACTGGACCCGGCGCTTTCCGTGGGAGGCGCCGGGGTGCCTTGGGGTGTCTGGCTTTGAGTCGCGAGCGGGTGTGCTCGCCTAACGGATGCCAGCGGTGAGATACGCCTGGAAGTGGATGGCTTGTGGGCCATCGCCCAGGGTGGCGCGAATCTTCTCTGTCAGGGCCTGGTGGAGCGCGGGCCACGCCTCGCCCATGGCCTTCGCCAACAAGACGATGGGCGCGGTCGAGCGCACCATGACATCCACCATCGCGACGGTGGAGGGGTACTCGGCGGAGGCGCTGACCTGGTGCACGGCCACCTGGCTGAAGCCAGCGGAGGACATCTCCTGCTCGCAGGTCTCCGGGTCCGACAGCGGCATCTTCCCATCGCGAGGACCTCCGCTGCCGCCCATGAGCTCCGCGAGGCTCTGGAAGAAGACGTTGATGCTCCGCGAGTTCTGCATGGGCTGCCAACTGGACACGACGGCGCGTCCACCTGGACGCAGCACGCGGTACAGCTCACGGAAGCCGCGCGGGCGGTCCGGGAAGAACATCAGGCCGAACATCGAGTAGGCCGCGTCGAAGGACTTCTCCGCCAGCTCCAAGGCCATGCCATCGCCGATGCGCGTGTCGATGTTCAATCCCTCCTTCGCGGCGCGCTCGCGCAGGAAGGCAATCATCTGGGGCGAGAAGTCCACCGCCGTCACCTGGACGCCCAGGCGTGCCGCGAGCAGCGAGAGCGTGCCCGGACCCGCCGCCACGTCCACCACGCGATGGCCCGCCCCGGCGCCCGTGCGTGACAGCGCATCCCTCGCGAAGGTCTCGAACACGGGGAGCAGCTCGCGAACGTACTCGGGTGCGACGAGGTCCCAGGGCTCGGGAGCGGCGAGGGGCGAGGCGGTCGACGACATGGGGGCGGGCTCCAGGTGAGCGCGGTGACAGCGCGGAGGGGGAGGATACCCGCTCGCGATGTGTCCGGTTCGCGAGAATCCGCGCGGTGCCAGACCTTGTACCGCGTGGGAATTTCGAGGATGGATGTCATGGACCAAGGAAGAATCCCTGGGGGTGTCTGTCCATGAAGGTGCTGCTCCGCTTCGCGGGAGTCCTGGGTGTCGTGGTGGGCCTCCAGCTCTTCGCGTGTATCGACGTTGATGGCGCGGTCACCGGGTTCTGCGCCGACAAGCCCGAGGCCCTGGGGTGCTCCGATGGAGGCGCCGACGCGGGCGACGGCGGCACCGGCGAGATTCCGGATGGTGGATATGAACCGCCAGGATGGAAGGAGGGGCCCGACATGGATACCCCTCGCGCGGGCCACACCGCGACGAAGCTGAGCGACGGCTCGGTGCTGGTGGTGGGCGGAGAGCAGAGCGCCGGGCAGCCTGTCGCGGGGGTGGAGCTCTACCTTCCCAAGGAGAATCGCTGGAAGCTCACGGGTTCGCTGAAGACGGCACGCGCGGACCACACCGCCACGCTCTTGTCGGGCGACCGGGTGCTGGTCGTGGGCGGACGAGGGCCGAACGGGCTCGACCTGTCCAGCGCGGAGATATTCGACCCGGTCTCCAAGACGTGGTCTCCCGCGGGGACAATGCCCTCCGGAGCCCGGGCCAGCCATGCCGCGGCCCTGCTGCCCTCGGGCGAGGTCCTGGTGGCCGGGGGCGGGATGGGCGCCATGATGGGGAACTCGGACCTCTACTCGCCCGGCAGTGGCACCTGGCGGAGCGCGGGTTCGCTCAAGGACCTTCGCAACACGCTGACGCTCACCGTGGTGAATGGGAAGGCGGTGGCGATTGGAGGGTTCAACAGCTTCGGCGCGCTGGCCACCGCGGAGCAGTACGACCCGCCGCCGTCCGGCACGGGCTGGAGCGCTCTTCCGGGGCAGATGGCGGAGCGGCGCAATGGTCATGCGGCGACCCCGCTGCTCTCCGGAAAGGTCCTCGTCACCGGCTCGCGCGTGGGCTCCAATCCCGCGCAGGTCAGCGCGGCCGTGGAGCTGCTCGACATGGCGGGGCCGTCCTGGTCGACGCAGCCGAGCCTGAAGGAGGCGCGCTTCGGCCACACCGCCACGGAGCTGATGTCCGGGCAGGTGCTCGTCACCGGCGGATGGAAGGACGACCACCAGACACCGCGCGCCTCCGCCGAGCTCTACCTGCCCGGCGGTGGCTGGACGCTCATCGCGCCGATGTCCACGGCCCGGGCCTTCCATACGGCTACGCGCCTGGACTCGGGCGCGGTGCTCATCGTCGGAGGGGTGACGTCCACGGGCATGGTGCGGAGCACCGAGAGGTACGTGCCCGAGCGCTGAACCGCCCTCGGCGATGTTCGCGGGAGCGCCGAGGCATGACCGAGGCAAGCGCCGGGCGCCATGTGCCGCCCGGCTTCGCGCCTCGCGCGGTCAAGGCGTCGCCGCGCTCTTGCCGAAGTCCGCGCCGCGAAGCTTCATGGCGCAGTCCAGGGGGAGTGGCCCCTTGGGGTCGCGCAGGAACGCCTGGGTGATTTGCAGGCCGCACAGGTTGAACGACGCGGCGTGGCTGTGGCCGCGGAACTCCACGTAGCGCGCCTCGGGCATGGACTCGAGCAACTGGCGCCCCCACTCCGGAGGCGTGTCCGGGTCGAACTCCCCGGCGAAGACGAGCACGGGCACGGTGCTCTTCACGGCGGTGTTCTCCTCGGCGGGCACGGGGGCGACGTTCCAGGCGCGGCAGGTCTCCACCGACGCCGTTCCTTCGTCCGTGCCTCCCAGCCCCATGGCGGGCGAGCGCTGCGCGGTGATGCGCGCCGGGTCTTCGAACGGAATCTCCTCCGAACACCAGACCGACAGCCGCAGGCCCCACGTCATGGTGGACGGGCCCTGGCTGTCCTCCACCAGCGGCGTCAGCTCCGAGTAGTCGCCCGCCGCCGCCCGGCTGATGACGCGGGGGATGAGGGGAATCCGCTGAGGGTCGTGCATCGCCGAGTAGAGGGCGTCGACCACCTGGGCTCCTCGCACCTCCACGGGCCGGCCTTTCGTCACGGACTCCTTCCGCACGAGCGGCAGGGGCTTGCGGTCCGCCGCGGCGACGAGCTGGCTGAAGCGCTTGCGCAGGTCGGGATGCGCGGCGCCGCACTCCCGGTCGATGGCGCACCCGTCGAAGACGAGATTGAGCGAGCGCCACACATTCATGGCGGCGACCTCGTCGAAGGTCACTTCCGGCGGCAGCACGGAGTCCAGGATGAGTGAGCGCACACCGGCGGGGTGCCTGCGCAGCACCGTGAGCATCAGCCGCGTGCTGTACGAGAGACCCTGGAGGTTCATCGTCCGGTAGCCGAGCGCCTCGCGGAGCGCGTCGAGGTCGTCGGCGGTGGCGGACGTCGTGTAGCCATCCAGGTCCACCCCCGCCGCCGTCAGCGTCGCGCGGCAGCGACGGGCCGCCTCGGTCATGGCCTCCCGCGCCTTCTGTCCCCGCAGCCGGCCCGCGGCCACCTCCCCTTTGAGGGCGTTGATGTCCGGGCACTCGAGCGCGGGCCGCGCCATCCTCCCGCCCCGAGGCTCGATGACGACCATGTCCCGCTCGTCGAGCAGGGGGTTCTTCCGGCCCGAGCGCAGCCGCTCGAGGGCGCTGACGCCTGGGCCCCCGGGCATGAAGAGCACCGGGTCCGGGGCGGGATGCTCCGCGCGGCTGCGCAGCCTCATGACCGGGAGGCGGATGTCGCGGCTGTCCTTCCGGGCCCGGTTCTCGGGGACGACCAGCACGCCGCAGTCGATGCGCTCACTCGGGTCGACGGTGTCCGGGCAGGGCGTGGGCTCGAACCGGGGCACCGCGGTCGACGGCGGCGGGGGAGTGGCCGAGGCTGGCGCGGCGAACAAGAGGGACCAGCCCGCGACGAAGGCGGTGAGGCTCGAGGACATGCGGGAGGATAGACCCGGTCGTCGAGGTGTCGTCCAATACCGAAACTCCAGCCTGTGATAACGAAGTGATCTCACCCACGCTCGATGCCCGTCGCCTGACTTGTTTCATCGCCGTCGCGGAGACGCTGCACTTCCGCAAGGCCGCCGAGCGGCTGCGCCTGGCGCAACCCGCGCTCAGCCAGCAGATTCGCCGCCTGGAGGAAGAGCTGGGCTGCCAGTTGTTGCGCAGGGACCGCAGGCGCGTGGAGCTCACGCCCGCGGGCCGCACGCTGCTGGAGGCGGGGCGGCGCGCGCTCGCCCAGTTGTCACATGCCGCCGAAGCGGCGCAGCGCACCGCGGCGGGACAGGCGTCGCTCTTGCGAGTGGGGTTCCTGAGCCCCGCGGCCTTCGCGCTCGTTCCCGACGTCTTGAGCCGGCTGCGCGCCGAACACCCGGAGGTCCACCTGATGCTGCGCGAGGCGGACAGCACCACGCTGCTGGAGGAGGTCCGCCTGGGGCTGCTCGACGTGGCGTTCGTTCGCGGCCCCATCACCGCGGCGGGCGTGCGCATCGACGCGCTCCACCGCGAGCCGCTCGTGCTGGTGTTGCCCTCCAGCCACCGCCTCGCGAAGCGCCAGCGCGTCCCGCTCGCGCGCCTCGCCGACGAGCCCTTCATCGGCTTTCCGCGAGAGACCGCGCCGTCGTTGCACGATGCGATGACGGGGCTGTGTCTGGAGGCGGGCTTCGCTCCCTCGTTCGTCTCGGAAGCGGGGGAGTGGTACACGATTGTCAGCCTGGTGGCCGCCGGGCTCGGGTGCGCCATCCTTCCGGAGTCCGTGCGCACCTTCACGCGCGAGGGCGCCGTCTATCGCGCCGTCGAGGGGCCTTCGAGGCACGTGGAGCTCGCCATCGCCAGGGGCCCCGTGCCGCCGGGTCCCGCCCTGCGCGCCTGCCTGCGAATCGTCTCCGACCTGACCTCCGTGGACCTCGCCTGACCGGAGAGAATTCCGCGCGAAATCCGAAACATGAGCCACCGGACATCCCCGGGTGTCTTGGATTTGTAGCCCCCCGGTGGTCCTCCCCGTTGTTGCTGTGAAGTTGTTGTCAGCTTGAAAAACATCGAGGGCGGGCGGAAACGCCCGCTCTCATTCGCGCTGGAGCTCACATCATGCGTCGTCTCGTCGTGTTGGTGGCGTCCCTCGGGCTGTCCGCGTGTGGCGCGGGTGTGGAGTCCCCTGAAGCCGAGCCGCGAGGTGTCTCGGAGACGGAGCAGTCCCTCTGCACCGGGAACGCGTGGGAATGTTTCTGTGGCGGTTACAAGACGCAGACCACCTGTAACGAGGCCAGCTCGCCCAATGGCTGGCATTGCTACTGGCAGTCGGCGACGCTGGCCGCGGGTCGCTGCTCGCCGACGTACGAGTAGGCGCGCTCACGTCACGCCGCCGCGGCCGGCGCGGGGCAGGTGGACGATGAAGGTCGTCCCCTGTCCCGGTGTGCTCTCCAGGTAGATGATGCCGCCATGGGCCTCGACGAGCTGGCGCGTGATGAACAGCCCCAGTCCCAGTCCGCCGTAGTGGCGGCTGGACACGGCGCGCTCGAAGCGGTCGAAGACGCGCCCCACGTCCTCGGGGGCAATGCCGATGCCCCGGTCCTGGACCTCCAGCCGGGCCTCGCGCTCGTCGCCGCGGACGCGCACGTCCACGGGGGCGCCGTGTCCATACTTCAGCGCGTTGGACATCAGGTTGGTGATGACCTGCTCCAGCCGGAGCCGGTCCCATCGGCCGGTGACGGGCTGGGGCACGTCCACGTCCAGCCGCACGCCCGCGGCCTGCGCCTCCATCTCGAAGCGCCGGGCCATCTCCCGCACCAGCTCCCCCAACTCCAGCGGCTCCAGCTGGAGCTCCATCCTCCCGCTCGACAAGCGCGAGACATCCAGCAGGCTGTCCACCAGCTTGGTCAAGCGCGTCATCTGCCGCTCACACGTCTCCACGCCGCGCTCCAGGCGCTCCGTGTCCAGCGGGCCCTCGTGATGCAACTGCCGGAAGAGGAGCTGCAGCTGGAGCTTCAGTGAGGTGAGGGGCGTGCGCAGCTCGTGCGCGGCCACGCTGAGGAACTCGTCGCGCACCCGCACCGCCGCCTGGGCTTCGCTCGCCAGCCGCTGCTGCTCCACGCTGGCCTGCTCCGCGGACGCACGTGCATTCACCTGCGCGCGGGTGACGAGGAACAAGAGCAGCGACATCACCAGCCCGCCTCCCGCCACCGTGGCCGGATGGCTGGAGCGGGTCACCGCCGGGAAGGCCTGGCGCGTGGTGAACACCAGCGTCCAGGGCGCTCCGGCCACGTGGACGGTGAGCTGCTCGCGCAACGCGCCGCGCTCGGTGTCCGAGGCCGGGTGGGGGCGGGAGGAGGCGTAGAGCAGGGCGGCCTGTTGCACATCCGTCCCCGCGTAGATGTCCAGGTCGATGAGCGTCTGGAAGCCCTGGAAGCGCAAGCCCTCCACCAGGTCCCGCATGTCGAAGGCGCCGAAGACGAACCCCTCGAGCTGGGCGCGCCGGGCCTCGGGAGTCCGGGGCTCTGGTTCATCGTAGAGTGGGACGTAGATGAGGAAGCCGGAGCGGGCCTGGGGGGCCTCACCCGCCACGGGCGCCTGCCACACCAGGCCCGTGGCGGAGGGCTCTCCGGTCTCCATCGCGCGTCGCAGCGCGGGGTGCTGCGCGGGCTCCGCCAACACGTCCAACCCCAGGAGCGTGGCGTTGCGCGGGTTGAAGGGCTCCAGCATGACGATGACGGCGTACTCGGCGCGCGAGCCGGTGGGACGCACCTGGTAGCCGGGGATGCCCTCGGCCCGCATCCGGGCTTCATGCCGGGGTACGTCGTCGCGCCGCAGCCATCGGGCGAAGCCGATGCTCTGGATGCCGGGATAGCGCTGCCGGGCCTCCAGGCTCTCGACGTACGCGCGGAACTCCTGGCGCTCCACCTGCTGGCTGCCGCTGAACATCCCGCGCGTGCCCAACAGCATGGCCTGGTACATGTCCATGCGCTG from Myxococcus stipitatus carries:
- a CDS encoding VOC family protein, coding for MSRFQRITPFFWFPDQAQTEAAVALYTSVFPNSRIVTTTRYLETNASVGQPAGALMTLVFELDGQEFVALNGGPHFKFTEALSLVVNCESQAEVDHYWMELSEGGDERAQQCGWLKDRFGVSWQVVPTELIRLLSDSNAAKARRVTEAMLKMKKLDLDALRRAASESKP
- a CDS encoding CHASE domain-containing protein → MPTPTTAHPRRNAPALGALLMGLLITAVATAYVQRGVDLRREQRFENAVQDGTVALLQRMDMYQAMLLGTRGMFSGSQQVERQEFRAYVESLEARQRYPGIQSIGFARWLRRDDVPRHEARMRAEGIPGYQVRPTGSRAEYAVIVMLEPFNPRNATLLGLDVLAEPAQHPALRRAMETGEPSATGLVWQAPVAGEAPQARSGFLIYVPLYDEPEPRTPEARRAQLEGFVFGAFDMRDLVEGLRFQGFQTLIDLDIYAGTDVQQAALLYASSRPHPASDTERGALREQLTVHVAGAPWTLVFTTRQAFPAVTRSSHPATVAGGGLVMSLLLFLVTRAQVNARASAEQASVEQQRLASEAQAAVRVRDEFLSVAAHELRTPLTSLKLQLQLLFRQLHHEGPLDTERLERGVETCERQMTRLTKLVDSLLDVSRLSSGRMELQLEPLELGELVREMARRFEMEAQAAGVRLDVDVPQPVTGRWDRLRLEQVITNLMSNALKYGHGAPVDVRVRGDEREARLEVQDRGIGIAPEDVGRVFDRFERAVSSRHYGGLGLGLFITRQLVEAHGGIIYLESTPGQGTTFIVHLPRAGRGGVT
- a CDS encoding class I SAM-dependent methyltransferase, whose product is MSSTASPLAAPEPWDLVAPEYVRELLPVFETFARDALSRTGAGAGHRVVDVAAGPGTLSLLAARLGVQVTAVDFSPQMIAFLRERAAKEGLNIDTRIGDGMALELAEKSFDAAYSMFGLMFFPDRPRGFRELYRVLRPGGRAVVSSWQPMQNSRSINVFFQSLAELMGGSGGPRDGKMPLSDPETCEQEMSSAGFSQVAVHQVSASAEYPSTVAMVDVMVRSTAPIVLLAKAMGEAWPALHQALTEKIRATLGDGPQAIHFQAYLTAGIR
- a CDS encoding protein-glutamate O-methyltransferase CheR; the encoded protein is MRTGPWSHEGFPSILALVEERAGLAPPSCPASAEEGITRAMARAGITDFDAYRMHIDSDPAAMDDLLTELTIGETYFFRTPEHFEYLRRVILPALREKQGANYNARLWSAGCSSGEEAYSMAALLMNEGWGNHMTVFATDVSRTALARARRAHYGEWSLRGPWAERMRAYLRPEGRQYVLSPEVKQHVRFSYLNLALDTWPSPDSGIWRLDVVFCRNVLIYFNNFTIEGVARRLHASLSEGGFLFTGPSDPPLGGLAPLEPILTEWGVLYRRLPPGTTVAVPDVLSLGEHEGPPPPPAPRMPMVAAPSVAPTSARAGTSPGVPPPRAVPGRMPETTPPKATGAVARRPSAAELGAARAALERGDWHEAATRMGALDADAETAASGVRAIANLDAQAAIYASAEAASRHPLVPGLRYLEALLLLGQGRLPDAERSVRQALYLEPTLAVAWLVLGRVLNQLGDTPGALKALREAEVLCAALPPDSVLPLAEGEHASDLGRAARDERIRLELTMIEGKAP
- a CDS encoding alpha/beta fold hydrolase → MSSSLTAFVAGWSLLFAAPASATPPPPSTAVPRFEPTPCPDTVDPSERIDCGVLVVPENRARKDSRDIRLPVMRLRSRAEHPAPDPVLFMPGGPGVSALERLRSGRKNPLLDERDMVVIEPRGGRMARPALECPDINALKGEVAAGRLRGQKAREAMTEAARRCRATLTAAGVDLDGYTTSATADDLDALREALGYRTMNLQGLSYSTRLMLTVLRRHPAGVRSLILDSVLPPEVTFDEVAAMNVWRSLNLVFDGCAIDRECGAAHPDLRKRFSQLVAAADRKPLPLVRKESVTKGRPVEVRGAQVVDALYSAMHDPQRIPLIPRVISRAAAGDYSELTPLVEDSQGPSTMTWGLRLSVWCSEEIPFEDPARITAQRSPAMGLGGTDEGTASVETCRAWNVAPVPAEENTAVKSTVPVLVFAGEFDPDTPPEWGRQLLESMPEARYVEFRGHSHAASFNLCGLQITQAFLRDPKGPLPLDCAMKLRGADFGKSAATP
- a CDS encoding Kelch repeat-containing protein, coding for MKVLLRFAGVLGVVVGLQLFACIDVDGAVTGFCADKPEALGCSDGGADAGDGGTGEIPDGGYEPPGWKEGPDMDTPRAGHTATKLSDGSVLVVGGEQSAGQPVAGVELYLPKENRWKLTGSLKTARADHTATLLSGDRVLVVGGRGPNGLDLSSAEIFDPVSKTWSPAGTMPSGARASHAAALLPSGEVLVAGGGMGAMMGNSDLYSPGSGTWRSAGSLKDLRNTLTLTVVNGKAVAIGGFNSFGALATAEQYDPPPSGTGWSALPGQMAERRNGHAATPLLSGKVLVTGSRVGSNPAQVSAAVELLDMAGPSWSTQPSLKEARFGHTATELMSGQVLVTGGWKDDHQTPRASAELYLPGGGWTLIAPMSTARAFHTATRLDSGAVLIVGGVTSTGMVRSTERYVPER
- a CDS encoding chemotaxis protein CheW, with the translated sequence MGSAPREVLLFTLEGQRYGLPTEDVWELHRAARLTPLPRAPVIIEGLFNLHGRLLPVLDLRRRFRHPPRPLSPSDHFIVAQAGPRRVALRVDRAEGMHVLAPGEWDTSPRELPGVGYVAGAAKLEDGLVLVHDLREFLSEAEALELDAALTASPEQP
- a CDS encoding LysR family transcriptional regulator, which produces MISPTLDARRLTCFIAVAETLHFRKAAERLRLAQPALSQQIRRLEEELGCQLLRRDRRRVELTPAGRTLLEAGRRALAQLSHAAEAAQRTAAGQASLLRVGFLSPAAFALVPDVLSRLRAEHPEVHLMLREADSTTLLEEVRLGLLDVAFVRGPITAAGVRIDALHREPLVLVLPSSHRLAKRQRVPLARLADEPFIGFPRETAPSLHDAMTGLCLEAGFAPSFVSEAGEWYTIVSLVAAGLGCAILPESVRTFTREGAVYRAVEGPSRHVELAIARGPVPPGPALRACLRIVSDLTSVDLA